DNA sequence from the Colletotrichum destructivum chromosome 9, complete sequence genome:
gcccacggccacggcgccgtcaacaCCTTCTCAACCACCGGCGAGGAGACGTCCGGGAGCCCCGGCTGGGGGGGCTACAAGACGACCTTCTCGTACCCCCTGCACTGCAACACCACGACGTTCCTCCTCCCGCAGGGCAACCTGACGCTCTGGGCCCGACTCGACCAGGGGTTGAAGCTCCACGTCCAGGGCAACACTGTCTACCCGACGGGCCTCGAGGCGTTCCAGGGAGAGGGCGGGACGGGATGGgccggcagcgtcgtcgacacggaCAGAAACGGCACGGCGAACTACTCCCGCTACGCGGACAACTCGGTCACGTCGGGCGCAGGACGGACGCGCCAGGTTTTCCGCCTCAGCGGgctcgatggcgacggcaCGTTCGAGACGCCGGGGACGGAGCTGTACTCACGGGACGTCACCGCGTACAACAACACCGTCATGGCTGATAAAGAGGTTATCACGGACAAGGTTGCCTGAGAGAGGAGGTAGACTTCTAAGACAGTAGTAGCATGTAACATTTATGTTTTATTTGGCTTGCTTTGGAATGGCAGTACAATGGCCTAGATGGAAAGGCCCCTTCGTTTGAACAGTTTCCTGTCGGACACTCCTTAAGCTCGTTCCGTGATcaagaccccccccccccgcctaTCCACCCTCCATTGCCCACTGACTGGCCATACCTCGCATACGGAGTCACATAAAGGCTTTGATGTGCAGTACCATGTCCTACCGAGTATCGAGCGCCCCAAATCACCCTCcggcgaggcggacgggGTCATCGACCCAGCCGGCCGCGCTTCAGAAAagggcgacctcgacgttCCTCCTCCGGCTACCCTCATCGATGTCGTACTCGTCGTCCCGCAGCACCcaggcctcgtcgagcatctcCGCGATGTGGAGGGCGTTCGCCGTCCTCCCGTACGGCCGGCACACGTCGGCCGCCCGACGGAGATGCCGCAACCATTCTGGATGGCGGAGCAGCGCGGCGACCTCAAGTCGCGCGGCCACGTACGGGTAGGTCAGCGAGTTGGCCGCGAGGGATCGGGCGTGCTCGGGCCGGCCGCGCGTGTCGCAGAGCGCGTCCACGGCGGCCACGAGGCGGCAGAGGAGCACATCTGTCGGCGGTATAGACACCATCTCCGGCGAAGAAGGGACGACGTCTTCCGCCGCTGGGCCGCCATTGATGCCACCACAGTTGcccgtcttcctccttctcctccttctcagcCGGCGGCCCGTGAGGACGCCCGCGAGACGGTACGCCTCCCACAGGTGAACCTGCGGcacctcgccgacctcaCCCGGCCAGGCCAAGAACGCCGCCTCGGAGGACGCGTCCTCGATGGTCGAGAAGATGTCGAGAAGGGACCGCGGCAGGCCGgagacgagctcgacgccgcccctcctccacctctcGGCCGGCGGGGGGCCGGCGTCCTGCCACATCTGCTGCGCCTGGCGGACGCGACTCCAGATGCCCAGCGTCAGCGTCGAGCGGCCCCGGACGAAGGTCGGCATGTCCATCAGCGCCATGATCTCCAGGGAGAGCTGCGCGTCCGGGTCTGCGAGGACGGGCGAGCCGtgcagggcgccgccgagaccgtAGACGGTGGTCATGAGCTCGAGGTGGATGGACCAGGGCGCGCTCTGGAAAAGCTGTGCGGGAAGACGCGAGTGAGTCAGGTATGAACGTGATGGCGCGAGGAGTATGTTGCACAGGAGCTGTGCTGAGGTAgcagggagagggggggcaaCGTACGTTGAGAGTGCAGATAAAGAGCCCGGCATGCATGACGCCTACGTTCACCGTCCCGTCGGACGATTCCAGTTGCTTGCGGAACAGCGAGAGCCCGCGGACGTAGTACTCCTCGaacaacggcggcgggctggccGGGCAGGAGACGTAGAGGTGCGTCGCCAGCAGGATGGAGCAGAGGGCCTCGGATCTCTGTGCTAGGCGGCGGAGCTCGTCCCTGA
Encoded proteins:
- a CDS encoding Putative zn(2)Cys(6) fungal-type DNA-binding domain-containing protein; this translates as MSRSRSGCLTCKRRHRKCDETRPDCLQCLGQGVECGGYRTILRWGSGIASRGRFAGAPAPVDAVAVDAPKPPKRKRTTSVPDRTAGESESPGVSSEYSSPSSFLPTSLNHDIGTSASTYPGSSTAGPRLMDRTGLRPEPELPPSQTLSPGRTEQDRRLFEEFNETTVFLLYSGRRDDGFRDELRRLAQRSEALCSILLATHLYVSCPASPPPLFEEYYVRGLSLFRKQLESSDGTVNVGVMHAGLFICTLNLFQSAPWSIHLELMTTVYGLGGALHGSPVLADPDAQLSLEIMALMDMPTFVRGRSTLTLGIWSRVRQAQQMWQDAGPPPAERWRRGGVELVSGLPRSLLDIFSTIEDASSEAAFLAWPGEVGEVPQVHLWEAYRLAGVLTGRRLRRRRRRKTGNCGGINGGPAAEDVVPSSPEMVSIPPTDVLLCRLVAAVDALCDTRGRPEHARSLAANSLTYPYVAARLEVAALLRHPEWLRHLRRAADVCRPYGRTANALHIAEMLDEAWVLRDDEYDIDEGSRRRNVEVALF